Proteins encoded in a region of the Halostella limicola genome:
- the surE gene encoding 5'/3'-nucleotidase SurE encodes MTDILLTNDDGIDGDGLAALHRELGTVGDVTVVAPADDQSGVGRKRSTHATLAERDRGYAVAGTSADCVAYGLRGLDREFDLVVSGCNHGPNMGAYVIGRSGTVSAAMEAAFLGTPAVAVSAYHNAEFFPHPPADYDFDAPAAVARELVSRSLEAGVFDAVDVLNVNAPIDAEDPRIRVTHPDDDFDVTVDHDAGVPDDLTVGEGERHVALRDKFWPHTVGYENPFPDIDDVRDRYEVGSDRRAVVDGEVSVSPLTAPREATHHEELDAIVETLNAR; translated from the coding sequence GTGACCGACATCCTCCTCACGAACGACGACGGCATCGACGGCGACGGCCTGGCGGCGCTCCACCGGGAGCTGGGGACCGTCGGCGACGTGACGGTGGTCGCCCCCGCCGACGACCAGTCCGGCGTCGGGCGCAAGCGCTCGACCCACGCCACGCTGGCGGAGCGCGACCGCGGCTACGCCGTCGCCGGGACGTCCGCCGACTGCGTCGCCTACGGCCTCCGCGGCCTCGACCGCGAGTTCGACCTCGTGGTGTCGGGCTGCAACCACGGCCCGAACATGGGCGCGTACGTCATCGGCCGCTCCGGCACCGTCAGCGCGGCGATGGAAGCGGCCTTCCTCGGCACGCCGGCCGTCGCCGTCTCCGCCTACCACAACGCCGAGTTCTTCCCGCATCCGCCCGCGGACTACGACTTCGACGCCCCCGCCGCCGTCGCCCGCGAACTGGTCTCCCGGTCGCTCGAAGCGGGGGTCTTCGACGCCGTCGACGTACTGAACGTCAACGCGCCCATCGACGCCGAGGACCCCCGCATCCGCGTCACGCACCCGGACGACGACTTCGACGTGACCGTCGACCACGACGCCGGTGTGCCCGACGACCTCACCGTCGGCGAGGGCGAGCGCCACGTCGCCCTCCGGGACAAGTTCTGGCCCCACACCGTCGGCTACGAGAACCCCTTCCCGGACATCGACGACGTCCGCGACCGCTACGAGGTCGGCTCCGACCGCCGCGCCGTCGTCGACGGCGAGGTGAGCGTCTCGCCGCTGACCGCGCCCCGCGAGGCGACCCATCACGAGGAACTGGACGCCATCGTCGAGACGCTGAACGCGCGGTAG
- a CDS encoding magnesium transporter, translated as MSVREVAVDAYREALPVLGASAVGGLFAGAVLSGMRAELEAVAGLLVLVPALLATRGNVYGALGAKLSSALHQGLVDPVFDFDDERLVAAVTAAMANGVLVSVFAAVVAYAVLVLLSRPAASLVTLAAVAFVAGLLSGIALTVVVVFAVFAGYRRGLNPDTLVGPVVTTTGDVFGMATLLIAVRIVLALGGG; from the coding sequence ATGAGTGTCCGCGAGGTCGCCGTCGACGCCTACCGGGAGGCGTTGCCGGTCCTCGGGGCGAGCGCGGTCGGCGGGCTCTTCGCCGGCGCGGTTCTCAGCGGCATGCGCGCCGAACTGGAGGCGGTCGCCGGCCTGCTGGTGCTCGTCCCCGCGCTGCTGGCCACGCGGGGCAACGTCTACGGCGCGCTCGGCGCGAAACTCTCCTCGGCGCTCCACCAGGGGCTGGTCGATCCGGTGTTCGATTTCGACGACGAGCGCCTGGTGGCCGCCGTGACCGCCGCGATGGCCAACGGCGTCCTCGTCAGCGTGTTCGCGGCGGTCGTCGCGTACGCCGTCCTGGTCCTGCTCTCCCGGCCCGCCGCGTCGCTCGTCACGCTCGCCGCCGTGGCCTTCGTCGCGGGCCTGCTGTCGGGGATCGCGCTGACGGTCGTCGTCGTGTTCGCCGTGTTCGCCGGCTACCGGCGCGGCCTGAACCCCGACACGCTCGTCGGGCCAGTCGTGACGACGACCGGCGACGTGTTCGGCATGGCGACGCTACTGATAGCGGTCAGGATCGTGCTGGCGCTGGGAGGGGGCTGA
- a CDS encoding magnesium transporter: MGGSRGGTWSVRGIARAMLPLLAVLTVVEVGSGLVLDAFEEQLLRYPSLLVLVPVTIGTAGNLGSILAARLSTAFHLGTLSFAPDDDRLLGNAAATVALALTVFPVVGVSAWLVTLATTGTELSPGTVVLVATMSGAALAVLAVVVTLIATYAAYRLRLDPDDVVIPVVTNTCDVLGVLVLFAVVRILI, translated from the coding sequence ATGGGCGGTTCTCGCGGCGGCACGTGGTCGGTTCGGGGCATCGCCCGGGCGATGCTTCCGCTGCTGGCCGTCCTCACGGTCGTCGAGGTCGGCAGCGGTCTCGTGCTCGACGCGTTCGAGGAGCAACTGCTGCGGTATCCCTCCCTGCTCGTGCTCGTCCCGGTCACTATCGGGACCGCCGGCAATCTGGGGAGCATCCTCGCGGCCCGCCTCTCGACGGCGTTTCACCTCGGGACGCTCTCCTTCGCCCCGGACGACGACCGCCTGCTCGGCAACGCCGCCGCCACGGTCGCGCTCGCGCTGACGGTCTTTCCCGTCGTCGGGGTCAGCGCGTGGCTGGTGACGCTCGCGACGACCGGCACGGAACTCTCTCCGGGCACCGTCGTGCTGGTCGCGACGATGTCGGGTGCCGCGCTGGCCGTCCTCGCGGTCGTCGTCACGCTGATCGCCACCTACGCCGCGTACCGCTTGCGGCTCGACCCGGACGACGTCGTCATCCCCGTCGTGACAAACACCTGTGACGTACTGGGTGTCCTCGTTCTGTTCGCAGTGGTCCGGATACTCATCTGA
- a CDS encoding nucleoside recognition protein, with protein sequence MQWLVDLLLGTVLPRVAKITLFIALGVGLANLAVEFGAVRYIAGLAAPLTDPANLPREVGTAILTTTASTTAGYGMLAEFRESGTLDDRATLVAITINTFFGFVQHIFTFYAPVLIPILGLEVGLLYVGTRAAIALAITAVGVIAGALLLSEENVDPVATPDDVEGPDPDETTLAEKVRAAAASTESKVVDILPRLLVVYALVSVLTARADLTELTAVAEPLTSLLGLPGAAVPVIAVFAFDTTSGAIAIAPLLGDTFTPRQAVATMLVGGIVSFTVSTFKRSIPFQYGIWGPEFGSKVIAVNTGLKVAFIAVALAVLLSPL encoded by the coding sequence GTGCAGTGGCTCGTCGACCTCCTGCTCGGCACCGTCCTCCCCCGCGTCGCCAAGATAACGCTGTTTATCGCGCTCGGTGTCGGCCTCGCGAACCTCGCCGTCGAGTTCGGCGCGGTCCGCTACATCGCCGGCCTGGCCGCGCCGCTGACCGACCCCGCGAACCTCCCGCGGGAAGTCGGCACCGCCATCCTCACGACGACCGCCTCGACGACGGCGGGCTACGGCATGCTCGCCGAGTTCCGCGAGTCCGGCACGCTGGACGACCGCGCGACGCTCGTCGCCATCACCATCAACACGTTCTTCGGCTTCGTCCAGCACATCTTCACCTTCTACGCGCCGGTGCTGATCCCCATCCTCGGCCTCGAAGTCGGCCTGCTGTACGTGGGCACCCGCGCGGCCATCGCGCTCGCCATCACCGCCGTCGGCGTCATCGCCGGCGCGCTCTTGCTCTCCGAGGAGAACGTCGACCCGGTCGCCACGCCCGACGACGTGGAGGGGCCGGACCCCGACGAGACCACGCTCGCGGAGAAGGTCCGCGCCGCGGCGGCGAGCACGGAGTCGAAGGTGGTCGACATCCTCCCGCGGCTGCTCGTCGTGTACGCGCTGGTGAGCGTCCTCACGGCCCGCGCCGACCTGACGGAACTCACCGCCGTCGCGGAGCCGCTGACCTCGCTGCTCGGGCTGCCGGGCGCGGCCGTCCCCGTCATCGCCGTCTTCGCGTTCGACACGACGAGCGGGGCCATCGCCATCGCGCCGCTGCTCGGCGACACGTTCACGCCGCGCCAGGCCGTCGCGACGATGCTGGTCGGCGGCATCGTCTCGTTCACCGTCTCGACGTTCAAGCGATCCATCCCGTTCCAGTACGGGATCTGGGGCCCCGAGTTCGGCTCGAAGGTGATAGCGGTGAACACGGGCCTGAAGGTGGCGTTCATCGCCGTCGCCCTCGCCGTCCTGCTTTCCCCGCTGT